The DNA window TATCTCGTCGGGATCGACGGCGAGATGCGGGCGCGCGGCGAAAAGCCGGACGGCTCGCCGTGGTCGGTCGCCCTCGAACGGCCCGATCCGGCGGTCCGAGCCATCCACGGCGTCGTCACGCTGTCGGACTGCGCCGTCGCGACCTCGGGCGACTATCGCCACTGGCGCGAGGACGAGACGGGCCGCATCTCCCATACCGTCGACCCGAGAACCGGCCAGCCGGTCTGCAGCCGGCTTGCCTCGGTCACCGTTCTGGCGCCAAGCGCGATGGCCGCCGATGCGGCCGCGACCGCCCTGATGGTGATGGGCGAGGACGAGGGGCTCGCCTATGCGGAGCGTCAGGGTCTTGAGGCGCTGATGATCGTGCGCACCGAAACCGGAGAACTTGCCGAGCACGGCACCGGACGTTTCGCGCCCGAAGCAGCCCCATCTACGGGAATCCACGCTCGACAGGCCTCCCTGGAGGCTTGATAGGCTCTCACTGGCAATCCAAATCCGGAGATAAAACGTGCCGCGTCTGCATCTTCATCCCGAGAGCCACCTGGTCTCGCGCATCGGCTGGCTGCGCGCCGCCGTGCTGGGCGCCAACGACGGCATCGTCTCCACCGCAAGCCTTGTCGTGGGCGTTGCCGCCGCCGCCACGTCCACCGGCGAAATTCTGCTGGCCGGGACGGCCGGCCTGGTTGCCGGCGCGATGTCGATGGCGGCCGGCGAGTATGTCTCGGTGAGTTCCCAGTCCGACACCGAAGAGGCCGACCTTGCCCGCGAACGCCGCGAACTCATCGAACAGCCGGAGTTCGAGCTGAAGGAGCTTGCCGACATCTATGTCGCCCGGGGTCTTGAGCCGAAACTGGCCCTTGAGGTGGCAAGGCAGCTGACGGAAAAGGACGCGCTCGGCAGCCACGCCCGAGACGAACTGGGCATCGTGGAGGCAACGGCGGCCCGCCCCGTCGAGGCTGCGCTCACCTCCGCCGCCACCTTTGCCATCGGCGCGTCGCTGCCTCTGGCGAGCGCCCTGCTGTCCCCCGCCGATCTGATCGTTCCGCTCGTGTCAGGCGCGTCTCTCGTCTTCCTCGCAGCTCTCGGCGCGGTTGGCGCCAGAGCGGGCGGCGCCAACGTCGGCAAGGCCACGGCCCGCGTCACCTTCTGGGGCGCACTCGCGATGGCGGCAACAGCAGGCATCGGCACGATCTTCGGAACGACGATCGCCTGAGCGGGTCCGCATGACCGGAAGCCCTCGCCCGGCAGCCCTCGCACCCGAGGCAGCTTGCAGGAAAATCCGGCCAATCCCGGACGAAGACCGCGGCAAGGATCAGGGCACTCGCCGAGTGCCGCCGGGACGGCCTAGAAGCCAAATTGTCGAATGGAAAGAATGGCGGACAGAGAGACCGCTATTGGTATCGAACTGCGCACGAGTTCAGCAGATTATAGCACTGCCGGAAGACGACGATCTCGCGGCACCAAAGCTCTTGCGTGACAGACGTTCGGGGCATATTTTCGCCAGATGCTTGACCATTCGTCCCGGCATTTGTCGCCATCACATATCCCGATGGATGCGCTCAGCGAAGTCCTGCAGGACTTTCGTCTGAGCGGGGTCAGTTATGGGCGCTGCGAACTCCAGCACCCCTGGAGCATCACCTTTCCGCACCAGCAACTGCTTCGCTTTCACTTCATCGGTCAGGGTCCGTGCTGGATTCACACCGATGTCCAGGGATGGCAGCAGTTGAACGATGGCGATCTGGTGCTGCTGCCGCAAGGCACCGCGCATCGATTGGCAAGCGCGCCCGATGTTGAAGGCGAGTCGCTGAAAAGCTGTCACATAACAAAGCTCGGCAGCAATGTTTGCGAAGTGGTGCGGGAAGGAACGGGTGTGACCAACACCCTTTTCTGCGGCTCCATGACTTTGACAGCGCATGCCCTTGACCCTTTGATCGCCCTGATGCCGCCGATCATCAAGGGCTGCGATGTGGCCGGGAATGATCCAATCGTCGGCCCCCTGCTGACGGCCATGACGGCAGAGGCCTCACAGCCCCAGATCGGAAGCGCGACAGTCCTGTCCCGTATGGCCGACCTGCTCGCGGCAAGGCTCATACGCTGCTGGGTCAACTGCAGCGGAACGGCGACCACCGGTTGGCTTGCCGCCATCCGCGATCCCCACCTTGGGCGTGTCCTGGCGGCCATGCACCGGGAACCTGGCCATAATTGGACTCTTGAAAGCCTCGCCGGTGTGGCAGGCCAGTCGCGCTCGATCTTTGCCAAACGCTTCAGCGATGTCTTGGGCGAAGGCGCGGCACACTATCTGACCCGTCTGCGCATGCAGCTCGCTCATGAATTGCTGGAGCAAGGCGGCATATCGGTTGCCGAGGTCGCCTCACGCCTCGGCTATGAGTCCGAAGCATCCTTTGCTCGTGCCTTCAAGCGCACCACCAAAGTCTCCCCCGGTGTGGTGCGTCGCACCATTTCCGGACGAACGGCCATGGATTTCGGATTTTAAGCTACATACCGTCCCATATTGCGCCTCTATGAAGTGTCTCTGTCCTTCGGAGATACTTCTATGACCGACACATCATCCTCCCTTACCAGCGCTGAGCTGGATCTCGAGAACACCGAACCGGCCGCGTGGAGCCCTGCCACCTGGTTCGCGGTTCTTTCGCTGGCGGCCACCAGTTTCGCGCTTGTATCGGCAGAATTTTTGCCGGCGGGCCTGCTGACGCCCATGGCACGCGACCTCGCGATCAGCGAGGGAACAGCCGGACAGGTCGTTACCGCCACTGCTTCCGTGGGCGCCGTCACAGCCTTGCTCAGCAATGTCCTGATCGGCAAACTGAACCGCAAGACGGTGCTCGTGGGCCTCAGTGCGTTGGCGATTGGCTCCAATATTCTTGCAGCCTTCGCCGCGGATTTCTGGCTACTGCTTTTGGGACGCGCCGGGCTCGGCATTGCGCTGAGCGGCTTTTGGGCGCTTTCGGTTGCGGTCGTCTCCAGACTGGTCGGCGCCAATGCCACAGGTCGAGGGATGGCCATCGTCACGCTCGGCGTCTCTCTGGCCACGATCGCGGCGCCTTCGATTGGTGCAGTGATCAGCGACTGGATAGGCTGGCGTAGTGCCATGACGATGACAGCCGGGCTGGCCGCGATTGCCATGCTGTTGCAGATCGTGAGCTTGCCAACGCTGCCTGCTAGTAAAAGCAACAGTCTTTCCGACGTTTTCCGGCTGACCCGGCGGCGTGGAGTTCAGCTGGGAATGCTGGCAATTCTTCTTTTGATGACGGGGCATTTCGCCGGCTCGGTCTATGTACGGCCTTTCCTCGAGCAGGTGACGCTACTTGAAACCGGTCCCATTGCTCTCGCGCTGCTTGGATTTGGCATTGCCTCCGTCGTCGGCAACGTTGCTGGCGGGCGGCTGGCGGACGCCAGTATTCACATGGCGCTCGCTGTCAACGCGGTGCTGATGACGTCTGCATCGTTCGCCCTGGTGCTTTGGGGCACGCATATCGGCGTCGCCTTCATCCTCGTCACGCTTTGGGGCTTCGCCTTCGGAATGGCACCGGTCGTCCTTCCGACCAACCTGTCCCGTAGTGCCCCAGACGCCTTGGAGGCAGCCGGCAGCCTGATGGTCGTCTCGTTTCAGGTCGCGATCACCATCGGCGCGGTCTTGGGCGGCTTTATCGTCGATCGCTATGGCGCGATCGGGCCCCTGACTCTTACTGCGGCCCTCGCCGCTTCCACGGTCGCCTTAGCGCTCACACAGCCGCGCACATGATCTTTGTTCTCGGTCCGGTTCCCAGGCATCCATCAAGCGGACGACACCGTAAGTCTTGCCCCCGTCCAAAGCAGCAGTTGGTCGCAACGTGCTGACAGAACAGCGCGTTGCAAATATTGCTGCCGGTAATCGCAGGTATCATCGATTTGCCAGTCTATATATGCGGCTCTGCCTTCAGCGTGTTTCCCGCCATGATGGCTGTGCCTCAATAGCGTGATGTCCATCAAGACTCGGCGCCAATCGGCGCCGAACGCTTGCCGCTTCACAATGCGTGCCGTCCAAGTGGAGGGGGTGGTTGCCTCAACCGGAATCGAACCGCTATGGCCACGATCTGAAAACAAATCATTCAAATCTTGAAGCAATTCTCTCGATGCCACTGGAGAAAATGCGGGTGAGGCCGCTCGTATGGTCGCGATGGCATAATCGCCCTGCCGGACTTGTTGATCAGACCCTCTATGCTCTCACGATCACTGGTTTGTCGCGAAATCAAAATATCCAGGTCATCCGAAAGGCCGATCAGGCCGCGATCGAACATCCAATGCGCCGTTCCGGATAGAGCGATGCCATTGCCGAAAAGATCAGGGCCATTTGCCTCTACAGGTCGGACACCCGTGCGCTGCGCACAGTCTCTCAGGGCAGATGAAACATCTTCGTGAGCGGAACCTCGACCGGCCGGTTGCCCGGTTCGACCGCCATGATGTCGGCCATGTAGTCCCACCATTTGCGCACGATGGCATTGGATGGGATCGAGGCCATGTCGTGATCCGGCGAGCGCTTCAGGACGGAGAAGAGGTGGTTCGTCTCCTCGTCGAGCCAGATGGAATAGTCGAAAACGCCGGCGTCCTTCAGAACCTTGGAAAGGTCCGGCCAGATGTCGTCATGGCGGCGCTTGTATTCCTCCGCCATGCCCGGATGGAGGATCATCCGGAAGGCAATCGTCTCCATGTCCCGTCTCCGTTTGCCGTTCAGACGATTCCGCCACCGCCGCTCGTGACCGCCGGGCGTTCCGCCGCGACTTTGGCGCGATAGCCGCTAGCGCGGTAGCAGGCGACCGGATCGATGGCGCCGCCGCTTTCCAGCCGTGCCATGGCGAGGATTGGCTCAACGTCGGTGCGGAAAGCCGCCTTCAGCGTCTGCGAAGCCATGAGAGCGTCGTTGTCCTGCTGGTAGCCGCCAAGGGCCTTGCGGTCGACGAGCAGGCCCTGCGCATAGGCGCGGGCAACTTCCGTCGCGCTCACCATCAGGCTCTCGATCGGATCGGTGACATTATGCGATTGGTCGAGCATATGGGCGGGATCGAAACCCGGGGCTCCGCTCACCTCCGCGTCCACCAGTTCGTTGAAGACGAGGAACAGGCGGTAGGGATCGATCGAGCCGGTATCGAGATCGTCGTCGCCGTATTTGCTGTCGTTGAAGTGGAAGCCGCCAAGCTTCTTGAACTGAATGAGGCGAGCAACGATCATCTCGATATTGGTGTTCGGCGCATGGTGGCCGAGGTCGACGAGACAGAATGCCTTGGGCCCCAATTCCTGCGCGATCAGGTAGTTGGTGCCCCAGTCCTGAACGACGGTCGAATAGAAGGCCGGCTCGAACATCTTGTGCTCGGTGAAGATGCGCCAATCATCCGGCAACGCCGCGTAGATCGACTTCATCGCGTCGAGATAGCGTTCGAAGGCACGGATGAAATGGCTCTGGCCGGGGAAATTGGAGCCATCGCCGACCCAGACCGTGAGCGCTTTCGACCCGAGCGCCTTGCCGATCTCGATGCACTCAAGATTATGCTCGACGGCCTGCGCGCGCGTTGCCGCGTCGGTGTGCGACAGCGAGCCGAACTTATAGGAGCGGCCCTGCCCCGGCTGGTCCTGAAAGGTGTTGGAATTCATGGCATCGAAGCCGAGACCGAGGTCGTCGCCGCGTTGCTTCAACGCCGAAAGGTCGCCCACCTTGTCCCACGGAATGTGCAGGGACACTGTCGGCGTTGCCCGCGTCAGTTCGTGAATGACAGCGCAGTCTTCCAGCTTGTCGAAGATGCCGCGCGGCTCGCCTGCCCCTGGAAAGCGGGCAAAGCGGGTTCCGCCCGTTCCAACGCCCCAGGACGGGATGGCAACGCCATAGGCCGCGACCTTCCGCTTGATGTCATCAATGGCGATCCCGCGCCGGGCAAGTGTCTCGCCGAGGCGGTCGTAGTCGGTACGAAGGGCGGCAAGACGGCCCTCGTTGTCAGCGTCGATCACGCTGGCGGAAATCATGCTGGTCATCTTATCCCGCCCTCAACGCGTGAAGGACTGGGCGTTGCCCGCGTCGACGTTGACGATGTTGCCGGTCGATTTGGCCGACATGTCGGAGGCGAAGAAGTAGATCGCCTCGGCGATGTCCTCCGGATAGACGCTGCGCTTCAGCATCGAGCGGTCGCGGTAGTGCGCCTCCAGTTCGTCGACACCCATGTTGTAGGCCGCCGCGCGCTGCTCCTTCCATTCGCCGGTCCAGATCTTGGAGCCGCGCAACACAGCGTCCGGGTTCACCACGTTGACACGGATGCCGGCCGACGCCCCTTCCAGGGCCAGACAGCGGGCAAGGTGGATTTCGGCCGCCTTGGCGGTGCAATAGGCCGAAGCGCCGGGCGAGGCGGCAAGACCGTTCTTGGAGGCAACGAAGACGACGTTGCCGCCAATCTTCTGCGTGCGGAAAAGCTTGAAGGCCTCGCGCGAGACGAGGAAATAGCCCGTAGCGAGAATGTCGATGTTCTTGTTCCACAGCGCCAGCGAGGTTTCCTCGATGGGGGCGGACGATGCCAGCCCGGCATTGGAGACGAGGATATCGAGGCCACCGAATTCGACGATGCAATCCTTGTAGCCGGTCTCGATCGCGTCTTCCGAGACGACATTCATGACGACGCTGCGCACGTTGTCAGCCCCGAAGGCCGAGGTGAGTTCGTCCTTGGCGGCATCCAGCGCCGGCTCGTCGATGTCGGCGAGCATGACGCAGGCGCCCTCGCGGGCGAGCCGTGCCGCCGTTGCCTTGCCTATGCCGCCTGCCCCGCCGGTGACGAGCGCGATCTTGCCGGCAAGCGCCTTCGGCTTCGGCATGCGCTGGAGCTTTGCTTCCTCCAGCAGCCAGTATTCGATGTCGAAGGCCTCCTGCTCCGGCAGGCCGCAATAGGTGGAGACCGAGGAGGCGCCGCGCATGACGTTGATGGCGTTGACATAGAACTCGCCGGAAATGCGCGCCGTTGCCTTGTCCTTGGCGAAGGTGATCATGCCGACGCCGGGCACGAGATAGACGACGGCATTCGGGTCGCGCATCGCCGGGCTCGTCTCGCGCTTGCAGCGCTCGTAATAGGCCGCATAGTCCGCCCGGTAAGCCTCGATGGCGGCGGGAAGGCCGACGACGGTCTTCTCGATATCCGGGTGTGCGGGATCGAAATCGATCACCAGCGGGCGGATCTTGGTGCGCAGGAAATGGTCGGGGCAGCTCGTGCCCAGCGCCGCGAGGCTCTCCAGCGCATTGGAACCGACGAATTCGAGCACGGCAGCGCTGTCGTCGAAATGGCCGAGCTTGCCCTCGTCTGCCCCAATTAACCCGCGGATCACCGGCATCAGGCGGCTCGCGACGCTGCGGCGCTCGGCGGGCTCCAACGTCGGGACCTTCTGGCCGCCGAAGACCTCGCCGGTGATTTCTTCCTCGAACCAGGCGATCGCCTTGTTGATGATCTCGATCGTCGTCTCGTAGCTTTCCCTTGCGGTGTCGCCCCAGGTGAAAAGCCCGTGGCTTTCCAGCACGAGGCCGCGCGCGTCTGGGTTCTCCAGGCAGAATTTTTCAAGCCAGAGGCCCAGTTCGTAGCCGGGACGCTTCCAGGGCAGCCAGCCGATCTCGTCGCCGAAGATCTTCTGCGTCAGTTCCCGGCTGTTGGCGGAGGCGGCAATCGCGATGATCGCATCGGGGTGCATGTGATCGACGTGCGGCTTCGGCACATAGGCATGCAGCGGCGTATCGATGGAGGCGGCACGCGGATTGAGATTGAAGGTGCAGTGGGGCAGATAGCCGACCATCTCGTCTTCGAAGTCGACACCGCGGTAGACGTCCTTCAGCGCGCGCAGCTTGTCCATGTAGAGGGTCGAAAAGCCGTCGCGCTTGATGGTGCCAACGTCGCCGCCCGAGCCCTTGACCCAGAGCACCTCGACCTCCCCGCCCGTCAGCGGGTCCTTTTCCATAACCTTGGCCGACGTGTTGCCGCCGCCGTAATTCGTGACTCGCTTGTCGGAGCCGAGAAGATTGGAGCGGTAGATCAGCCGTTCGGCCTCCGTCATGCTCGCCGCCCTTGCCTCGTCCCAGAGGTTCTCAAGACGGGCACCCGGATTTCTCGTCAGCATCGCTGCATTCCTTCAAGATCGTTCGAACGGCAAGACGTCGCTCACCGGCAGAACGCCGGCCGACATCGCGGCTCCCAGGAAGATTGAAACCATGGCGGAATTTCTTGCTTCGAATGGACCGGCCGATGCCGATCGCTTCTGTCTCCGCCGCCCTCCACGCCGCCAAAATCCGCCAAACATGGCACCATGTCAATCACAAACAATCATTTTCAGTCATATTGCGGCGCAATAAAGCGATTTAGTGATTGTTTGTGATTGACAGTGCTCGAAACAGATGCCTAGATGATCGAAATGGGAGGTGTCATGCACGAACGTGAGCGTCATCGGATCATTCTGTCGGCCGTCCAGGAAAAGCCGATGGTGACGGTCGCCGAACTGGTCGATCTGACCGAAAGCTCGGAAGCCACGATCCGGCGCGACATCGCCGCGCTGCACGTGCAAAAGCGCCTGCGCCGGGTGCGCGGCGGTGCGGAGGCGCTCAGTCCGCCGCAGTTCGTCGGACTGGCCGGCCGGCCCTTCTCGGTCAATGCAACCAAGCACGCGAGGGAAAAGCAGGCGATCGCACGCGAAGCGGTGGCTCTTTGCGAGGATGGCGAGTCGATCATCATCAACGGCGGGACGACGACCTTCCAGATGGTGCATTTCCTCGCGAACCGGCGGCTTCAGGTCTTCACCAACTCGTTCCCGATCGCCGAGCACCTTTTGAAGCATTCGAAGAACACGGTGATGCTCTCCGGCGGGGTGATCTACCGCGAGCAGAACATCATCCTGAGCCCCTTCGAGAATGACGTAACGCGCAATTTCTGGGCGCGGCGGATGTTCATGGGCGCGCAGGGCCTCGGGCCGCTCGGATTGATGGAAACCGATCCGCTGCTGATCCAGGCGGAGCAGAAGCTGGTCGACCAAGCCGACGAACTGGTGGTTCTGGCCGATTCCTCGAAGTTCCGGCAGCGCTCGAGCCTCATTCTCTGCGGTCTGAAACGGATCGCAACCGTCATTACGGATTCGGGGATCGAGGACCGCGATGCCGCGATGCTGGAAAACGCCGGCTGCAGCCTGATTGTCGCCGATGCGCAGAGTGTGCCGGAGGTCAGAAGCGAACCGGCCTGACAGGAAAAACCAAAAAGCCAACGGGCAAATGACCCGCCAGAGGGAGGAAAAAGGATGAAACTCGCCAAATTGTTGCTGGCAACCGTCGCGGTTGCCTCCGTCATGACTGTCAACGTGGCCGAGGCCGCCGACAAGAAGATCGCCCTTGTCGTCAAAGCGCTCGGCATCGGTTTCTTCGAGGCCGCAGCCAAGGGCGCCAACGAGGCGGCCAAGGAACTCGGCGACGTCGAGGTGATCTACACCGGCCCGACCGACACGACCGCCGAGGGCCAGATCGAGGTGATCAACGCCCTGATCGCCCAGAAGGTGGACGCCATCGCCGTCTCGGCCAATGACCAGGACGCGCTGGTGCCGACCCTGAAGAAAGCCATGCAGCGCGGGATCAA is part of the Hartmannibacter diazotrophicus genome and encodes:
- a CDS encoding VIT1/CCC1 transporter family protein, whose protein sequence is MPRLHLHPESHLVSRIGWLRAAVLGANDGIVSTASLVVGVAAAATSTGEILLAGTAGLVAGAMSMAAGEYVSVSSQSDTEEADLARERRELIEQPEFELKELADIYVARGLEPKLALEVARQLTEKDALGSHARDELGIVEATAARPVEAALTSAATFAIGASLPLASALLSPADLIVPLVSGASLVFLAALGAVGARAGGANVGKATARVTFWGALAMAATAGIGTIFGTTIA
- a CDS encoding AraC family transcriptional regulator; this translates as MLDHSSRHLSPSHIPMDALSEVLQDFRLSGVSYGRCELQHPWSITFPHQQLLRFHFIGQGPCWIHTDVQGWQQLNDGDLVLLPQGTAHRLASAPDVEGESLKSCHITKLGSNVCEVVREGTGVTNTLFCGSMTLTAHALDPLIALMPPIIKGCDVAGNDPIVGPLLTAMTAEASQPQIGSATVLSRMADLLAARLIRCWVNCSGTATTGWLAAIRDPHLGRVLAAMHREPGHNWTLESLAGVAGQSRSIFAKRFSDVLGEGAAHYLTRLRMQLAHELLEQGGISVAEVASRLGYESEASFARAFKRTTKVSPGVVRRTISGRTAMDFGF
- a CDS encoding MFS transporter produces the protein MTDTSSSLTSAELDLENTEPAAWSPATWFAVLSLAATSFALVSAEFLPAGLLTPMARDLAISEGTAGQVVTATASVGAVTALLSNVLIGKLNRKTVLVGLSALAIGSNILAAFAADFWLLLLGRAGLGIALSGFWALSVAVVSRLVGANATGRGMAIVTLGVSLATIAAPSIGAVISDWIGWRSAMTMTAGLAAIAMLLQIVSLPTLPASKSNSLSDVFRLTRRRGVQLGMLAILLLMTGHFAGSVYVRPFLEQVTLLETGPIALALLGFGIASVVGNVAGGRLADASIHMALAVNAVLMTSASFALVLWGTHIGVAFILVTLWGFAFGMAPVVLPTNLSRSAPDALEAAGSLMVVSFQVAITIGAVLGGFIVDRYGAIGPLTLTAALAASTVALALTQPRT
- the rhaM gene encoding L-rhamnose mutarotase — protein: METIAFRMILHPGMAEEYKRRHDDIWPDLSKVLKDAGVFDYSIWLDEETNHLFSVLKRSPDHDMASIPSNAIVRKWWDYMADIMAVEPGNRPVEVPLTKMFHLP
- the rhaI gene encoding L-rhamnose catabolism isomerase, which encodes MTSMISASVIDADNEGRLAALRTDYDRLGETLARRGIAIDDIKRKVAAYGVAIPSWGVGTGGTRFARFPGAGEPRGIFDKLEDCAVIHELTRATPTVSLHIPWDKVGDLSALKQRGDDLGLGFDAMNSNTFQDQPGQGRSYKFGSLSHTDAATRAQAVEHNLECIEIGKALGSKALTVWVGDGSNFPGQSHFIRAFERYLDAMKSIYAALPDDWRIFTEHKMFEPAFYSTVVQDWGTNYLIAQELGPKAFCLVDLGHHAPNTNIEMIVARLIQFKKLGGFHFNDSKYGDDDLDTGSIDPYRLFLVFNELVDAEVSGAPGFDPAHMLDQSHNVTDPIESLMVSATEVARAYAQGLLVDRKALGGYQQDNDALMASQTLKAAFRTDVEPILAMARLESGGAIDPVACYRASGYRAKVAAERPAVTSGGGGIV
- a CDS encoding bifunctional rhamnulose-1-phosphate aldolase/short-chain dehydrogenase, translated to MLTRNPGARLENLWDEARAASMTEAERLIYRSNLLGSDKRVTNYGGGNTSAKVMEKDPLTGGEVEVLWVKGSGGDVGTIKRDGFSTLYMDKLRALKDVYRGVDFEDEMVGYLPHCTFNLNPRAASIDTPLHAYVPKPHVDHMHPDAIIAIAASANSRELTQKIFGDEIGWLPWKRPGYELGLWLEKFCLENPDARGLVLESHGLFTWGDTARESYETTIEIINKAIAWFEEEITGEVFGGQKVPTLEPAERRSVASRLMPVIRGLIGADEGKLGHFDDSAAVLEFVGSNALESLAALGTSCPDHFLRTKIRPLVIDFDPAHPDIEKTVVGLPAAIEAYRADYAAYYERCKRETSPAMRDPNAVVYLVPGVGMITFAKDKATARISGEFYVNAINVMRGASSVSTYCGLPEQEAFDIEYWLLEEAKLQRMPKPKALAGKIALVTGGAGGIGKATAARLAREGACVMLADIDEPALDAAKDELTSAFGADNVRSVVMNVVSEDAIETGYKDCIVEFGGLDILVSNAGLASSAPIEETSLALWNKNIDILATGYFLVSREAFKLFRTQKIGGNVVFVASKNGLAASPGASAYCTAKAAEIHLARCLALEGASAGIRVNVVNPDAVLRGSKIWTGEWKEQRAAAYNMGVDELEAHYRDRSMLKRSVYPEDIAEAIYFFASDMSAKSTGNIVNVDAGNAQSFTR
- a CDS encoding DeoR/GlpR family DNA-binding transcription regulator, translated to MHERERHRIILSAVQEKPMVTVAELVDLTESSEATIRRDIAALHVQKRLRRVRGGAEALSPPQFVGLAGRPFSVNATKHAREKQAIAREAVALCEDGESIIINGGTTTFQMVHFLANRRLQVFTNSFPIAEHLLKHSKNTVMLSGGVIYREQNIILSPFENDVTRNFWARRMFMGAQGLGPLGLMETDPLLIQAEQKLVDQADELVVLADSSKFRQRSSLILCGLKRIATVITDSGIEDRDAAMLENAGCSLIVADAQSVPEVRSEPA